The proteins below are encoded in one region of Elusimicrobiota bacterium:
- a CDS encoding O-antigen ligase family protein — protein sequence MTNKISFLCIQIIVLLTPLAFYTGTKDNFLIKDLVFSFYGLILALLLILKMFEKRQQLKSNIFKNTKNTWLGFPLVLYLLAIILSIINAVHSQLVYEFLLFWVILTSIYFTVRRFPEKYSMAVLNVLIIVTFIANIYGLLQYLGFDIINWLSNFSGRPFSTFGNPNFFSGYLLLVFPLIFTKMISTRKPLVHIFWMIFCFLIVFNIWLARTRGAWIAFLISIACLIIWQMIYTRIKFAASRRMFRGTFWFSLLFSAMVIISISKYDSIKSFVGEIINTETKDSSVNERIFKWKTGWEMIKDHPVLGIGAGNLKVNFANYQAKVKRDIQIQSTSESNLHNEFLQRFAETGIFGLAAFLFIFFSFFYYSVELLYQKIKSDESRFNMLLGLFTGVFSVFIYALTNFPFSIVPVVSAMFVFFGIMESYVPRVSLVGESKEKYLQHISKSHLNPIIHVILLIIFVILLYKIVIPQFASDVYRKKGDNALFANDFQGAITDYEKAIKMDYYHSERTAYDLGEAYRKLNLIDKAIESYNISIALRNYGEVYNNIGNCYYLKKDRRNALKYWNIAADLGLPDNKLQEQLLKNLKILNSMK from the coding sequence ATGACTAATAAAATATCTTTTTTATGTATTCAAATAATTGTTTTGCTGACTCCTTTGGCATTTTATACAGGGACAAAGGATAATTTTTTAATTAAGGATTTGGTTTTTAGTTTTTATGGTTTGATTCTTGCTTTGTTGCTGATATTAAAAATGTTCGAGAAAAGACAACAACTAAAATCAAATATCTTTAAGAATACAAAAAATACATGGCTTGGTTTTCCTCTGGTTTTATATTTGCTTGCAATAATACTTTCTATAATAAACGCAGTTCATTCACAATTGGTTTACGAGTTTTTGCTTTTCTGGGTTATTTTAACATCAATATATTTTACTGTAAGAAGATTTCCTGAGAAGTATTCAATGGCAGTATTAAACGTTTTAATCATAGTGACATTTATTGCCAACATATATGGCTTACTGCAATATCTCGGATTTGATATTATTAACTGGCTTTCTAACTTCAGCGGCAGACCCTTCTCAACTTTCGGTAACCCTAACTTTTTTTCCGGTTATCTTTTACTGGTATTTCCTTTAATTTTTACAAAAATGATTTCAACAAGGAAACCATTAGTGCATATTTTTTGGATGATTTTTTGTTTTCTGATTGTATTTAATATATGGCTTGCCAGGACCCGCGGAGCATGGATTGCATTTTTAATATCAATTGCATGTCTTATTATTTGGCAGATGATTTATACAAGAATAAAATTTGCAGCATCAAGAAGAATGTTCAGGGGTACTTTCTGGTTCTCTCTGTTGTTTTCGGCAATGGTTATTATATCAATTAGCAAATATGACTCAATAAAAAGCTTTGTTGGTGAAATTATAAATACTGAGACTAAAGACTCTTCGGTAAACGAGAGGATTTTTAAGTGGAAAACCGGCTGGGAAATGATAAAAGACCACCCTGTTTTAGGTATTGGTGCGGGTAACTTAAAAGTTAACTTTGCAAATTATCAGGCAAAAGTTAAAAGAGATATACAAATACAAAGTACAAGTGAATCAAATCTTCATAATGAGTTTTTGCAGCGGTTCGCCGAAACGGGTATTTTTGGATTAGCCGCCTTTTTATTTATCTTTTTTAGTTTTTTCTATTATAGTGTAGAATTGTTATATCAAAAAATAAAATCGGATGAATCCAGATTTAATATGCTTTTAGGACTTTTTACGGGAGTGTTTTCTGTTTTTATTTATGCATTGACAAATTTCCCTTTTTCAATAGTGCCAGTTGTTTCAGCAATGTTTGTATTTTTCGGGATTATGGAATCATATGTACCCCGCGTGTCGTTAGTAGGTGAAAGCAAAGAAAAATATTTACAACATATTTCTAAGAGTCACTTAAATCCGATTATCCATGTAATTCTCCTGATAATTTTTGTTATTTTATTATACAAGATAGTAATACCTCAATTTGCAAGTGACGTTTACAGAAAAAAAGGGGACAATGCCCTTTTTGCTAATGATTTTCAGGGTGCGATTACTGATTATGAAAAAGCGATAAAGATGGATTACTATCATTCTGAAAGAACGGCATATGATTTAGGTGAGGCATACAGAAAACTTAACCTGATTGACAAAGCGATAGAATCGTATAATATTTCGATTGCTTTAAGAAATTACGGCGAAGTATACAATAACATCGGGAACTGTTATTATTTAAAAAAAGATAGGAGAAATGCGTTGAAATACTGGAATATTGCAGCAGATTTAGGCTTACCTGATAATAAATTACAAGAACAACTCCTGAAAAACCTCAAAATTCTTAATTCTATGAAGTAG
- a CDS encoding phosphoglucomutase/phosphomannomutase family protein, with the protein MKMIKFGTSGWRGIIADDFTFDNVKLVSQAIADYIKQVSGLGDKQISESQKTKTSSTHSPAHPLTRPPAVIIGYDTRFCSENFARTSAEVLAANEITVFSTKRDCPTPAISYEILKRKTSGGINFTASHNPPEYNGLKFSPSWGGPALPETTKAIENRCKELGEQGTGREIKQINYEEGKKRNLIQEIEPEKNYIKRIEELIDLKAIKKSKIKIVLDVLYGTARGYLDKILEDADCKVKILHNYRDVLFGGHAPEPSKENLTELLSILKKEKYNLGLGTDGDADRFGIIDSDGSFISPNEMIALSLDHLVKTRKWKGVVARSVMTTHLIDAVAKKYNITVRETPVGFKYIGEVMTKEDMIIGGEESGGLTIFGHIPEKDGILACLLAAEMVAINKKSLRKILNQIYKEVGTILSTRLNFHLPQEKMNSIKTKLEKNPPAEISSLKVVNINKLDGYKFILEDGSWVGLRLSGTEPVIRIYVEADSKKKLDSLTSSSKSFLSD; encoded by the coding sequence ATGAAAATGATTAAATTTGGAACCTCAGGTTGGCGCGGGATAATAGCGGATGATTTTACTTTTGATAATGTAAAACTTGTCAGCCAGGCAATAGCGGATTATATAAAGCAGGTAAGCGGATTAGGAGATAAGCAGATAAGTGAAAGTCAAAAGACAAAAACCTCATCAACTCACTCACCCGCTCACCCGCTCACCCGCCCACCCGCTGTCATTATAGGTTATGATACCCGTTTTTGTTCTGAAAATTTTGCAAGGACGTCTGCTGAAGTTTTAGCGGCTAATGAAATTACTGTTTTTTCCACCAAGAGAGATTGTCCGACACCTGCGATATCATATGAGATTTTAAAAAGAAAAACCAGCGGAGGTATAAATTTCACTGCGAGCCATAACCCGCCGGAATATAACGGTTTAAAGTTTTCACCTTCATGGGGAGGTCCTGCACTACCCGAAACGACAAAAGCGATAGAAAACAGGTGTAAGGAACTTGGGGAGCAAGGGACAGGACGTGAAATCAAGCAGATAAATTATGAGGAAGGTAAAAAAAGAAATCTTATACAGGAAATTGAACCGGAAAAGAACTATATAAAGCGAATTGAAGAGTTAATTGACTTAAAAGCGATAAAAAAATCAAAAATCAAAATAGTCCTGGATGTTCTTTATGGTACAGCCCGCGGGTATCTTGATAAAATTCTTGAGGATGCTGACTGCAAAGTAAAAATACTGCATAATTACAGGGATGTGCTTTTTGGAGGTCATGCACCTGAACCATCAAAAGAGAATTTGACGGAACTATTAAGTATATTGAAGAAAGAAAAATATAATTTAGGACTTGGAACTGATGGTGATGCCGACCGTTTTGGTATTATTGACAGCGACGGCAGTTTTATTTCACCAAATGAAATGATAGCACTTTCACTTGACCACCTTGTTAAAACAAGAAAGTGGAAAGGTGTAGTTGCCCGTTCTGTTATGACAACGCATTTAATCGATGCAGTCGCTAAGAAATATAACATTACGGTAAGGGAAACCCCTGTAGGTTTCAAGTATATAGGTGAAGTAATGACAAAAGAGGATATGATTATAGGCGGCGAGGAGTCCGGAGGGCTTACAATATTTGGACATATTCCCGAAAAAGACGGGATTTTAGCTTGTCTTTTAGCGGCAGAGATGGTCGCAATAAACAAAAAGTCGCTTAGGAAAATCTTAAACCAGATTTATAAAGAAGTCGGGACAATTTTATCGACTCGTCTTAATTTTCATCTCCCGCAAGAGAAAATGAACAGTATAAAAACAAAACTTGAAAAAAACCCGCCTGCTGAAATATCCTCGCTAAAGGTTGTAAATATAAATAAATTAGACGGTTATAAGTTTATACTTGAAGACGGTTCCTGGGTAGGTTTGCGGTTATCGGGAACAGAACCGGTTATCCGTATTTACGTGGAAGCGGATAGTAAGAAAAAACTGGATAGTTTGACTTCATCTTCTAAGAGTTTTCTAAGCGATTAA
- a CDS encoding inositol monophosphatase family protein, with translation MNNISKYFEATRKAVFRSSEILKKYFLGGFKVNYKSERNPVTTADKKSEKLIISLLKKEFPEVEFLCEESCNKKKKNHNGLLWILDPIDGTVNFMHGLPIFSISIALYNGNDALFGIVYNPVSKEFFHAIKGKGAYLNGKKINVSKTKDLKHSLIVTGFPYSNYMKNQGKLIKIFGKFNEQAEGVRRLGSAALDLCYVACGRFEGFWEEGLKPWDVAAGALIVKEAGGNVSDFSGNGGYLFGGSLFASNSKIHKKALEIIGGKR, from the coding sequence ATGAATAATATTTCAAAATACTTTGAAGCAACCCGGAAGGCGGTTTTCAGGTCAAGCGAAATCCTGAAAAAATACTTTTTGGGAGGATTTAAGGTTAATTATAAAAGTGAAAGGAACCCTGTTACGACTGCAGATAAAAAGTCGGAAAAATTAATAATATCTCTATTGAAAAAGGAATTTCCGGAAGTAGAATTTCTATGCGAGGAAAGCTGCAATAAAAAGAAAAAAAATCATAACGGGCTTCTGTGGATTCTTGACCCGATTGACGGAACAGTAAATTTTATGCACGGGCTCCCGATTTTTTCAATATCCATTGCGCTTTACAACGGGAACGATGCACTGTTCGGTATTGTCTATAATCCTGTTAGTAAAGAGTTTTTTCATGCAATTAAGGGTAAAGGTGCGTATCTTAACGGTAAAAAAATAAATGTTTCAAAAACAAAAGATTTAAAGCACTCGCTGATTGTTACTGGTTTCCCGTATAGTAATTATATGAAAAATCAGGGAAAACTGATTAAAATATTTGGAAAATTCAATGAGCAGGCGGAAGGGGTAAGGCGGCTTGGTTCTGCTGCTCTTGATTTATGTTATGTTGCATGTGGCCGTTTTGAAGGTTTCTGGGAAGAAGGATTGAAACCATGGGATGTCGCTGCGGGAGCACTTATAGTGAAAGAAGCAGGAGGTAACGTCTCGGATTTTTCTGGTAATGGCGGGTATTTATTCGGCGGGTCTCTTTTTGCTTCAAATTCGAAAATTCATAAGAAAGCGTTAGAAATTATAGGAGGAAAAAGATGA
- a CDS encoding type II toxin-antitoxin system RelE/ParE family toxin: MQNKITYKKSVAKDYKNIDHFQRIKIAKQIEEELTKNPMCGKRLTGDFAGLYSLRIGDYRIIYTLGQNVVLILRIAHRKEVYRG, from the coding sequence TTGCAAAATAAAATAACATACAAAAAATCAGTTGCTAAAGACTACAAAAATATTGACCATTTTCAGCGAATAAAAATAGCAAAACAAATTGAAGAAGAGTTAACAAAAAATCCTATGTGTGGCAAACGTTTAACCGGTGATTTTGCCGGGTTATATAGTTTAAGAATAGGCGACTACCGGATAATATACACTTTGGGACAGAATGTAGTTTTAATTTTAAGAATCGCTCATCGAAAAGAAGTATATCGTGGATAA
- a CDS encoding DNA-binding protein, with protein sequence MILTAFRLPASLLHEVNSISKKLQRTKTFIIRKALETYVKEYADCQIAIDRLNDPQDETISSKEMRGLIAK encoded by the coding sequence ATGATATTAACCGCTTTTCGTTTACCGGCATCTTTACTACATGAAGTCAACTCTATATCTAAAAAACTTCAGCGAACTAAGACTTTTATTATAAGGAAAGCGCTGGAAACATATGTCAAAGAATATGCTGATTGTCAGATTGCAATTGACAGGTTAAATGATCCGCAGGATGAAACTATTTCAAGTAAAGAAATGAGAGGTTTAATTGCAAAATAA
- the ychF gene encoding redox-regulated ATPase YchF: MQIGIIGLPNVGKSTIFNALTNAHAVVADYPFTTIEPNIGIVAVPDEHLKKLGEIYKPEKLTPTTIRFVDIAGLVKGASKGEGLGNKFLSHIREMDAVVHVVGCFRENCNPSDEIEIIKTELSIADLDVVVKKISSVSPRAKCGIKEAKDELEVLYKIKDSIDKGISVNLNSLIFNLQLLSTIPVIYIANVKDSTTYSLSSIPYQLIPINAKLEDEIQELTEEEKKELEVKSELGNLILASYKLLDLITFYTTVGTEIRAWNIKRGTTAQKAAGKIHTDFEKKFIKAEVFNFSELEKYGSEKALQEKGIIRLEGKDYVVQDGDIIRIKI; encoded by the coding sequence ATGCAAATAGGAATTATTGGACTTCCCAATGTTGGTAAATCTACCATCTTTAATGCACTGACAAATGCACACGCCGTTGTTGCTGATTATCCTTTCACAACCATAGAACCGAACATAGGAATCGTTGCAGTCCCCGATGAGCACCTCAAAAAATTAGGTGAAATATACAAACCGGAAAAACTCACACCCACAACCATAAGATTTGTTGATATTGCAGGTCTTGTAAAAGGCGCATCAAAAGGAGAAGGGCTTGGGAATAAGTTTTTATCACATATAAGGGAAATGGACGCTGTGGTCCATGTTGTAGGGTGTTTCAGGGAAAATTGTAATCCGTCAGATGAAATTGAAATTATAAAAACAGAACTTTCCATTGCAGATTTAGACGTAGTCGTTAAAAAAATATCTTCCGTTTCACCAAGAGCCAAATGCGGAATTAAAGAAGCAAAAGACGAGCTCGAAGTTCTTTACAAAATAAAAGATTCAATCGATAAAGGCATATCGGTTAATCTTAATTCTTTAATCTTTAATCTTCAATTATTATCTACTATACCTGTTATCTATATTGCAAACGTAAAAGATTCTACTACCTATTCCCTATCTTCTATTCCCTATCAGTTGATTCCAATAAATGCAAAACTTGAAGATGAAATTCAGGAACTTACCGAAGAAGAAAAGAAAGAATTGGAAGTAAAATCTGAACTTGGAAATTTGATTTTAGCAAGTTACAAATTGCTTGATTTAATAACCTTTTATACAACAGTTGGAACAGAAATAAGGGCATGGAACATAAAGAGAGGGACAACAGCTCAAAAAGCCGCCGGCAAGATACACACCGATTTTGAAAAAAAGTTCATAAAAGCAGAAGTCTTCAACTTCTCAGAACTTGAAAAATACGGCTCGGAAAAAGCATTGCAGGAAAAAGGCATCATTCGCCTTGAAGGCAAAGACTATGTAGTTCAAGACGGCGATATAATAAGAATAAAGATTTAA
- a CDS encoding O-antigen ligase family protein yields the protein MKSILYFAIVVCPLIFFTNVTRNPYVIQGTILYISLLFIFILFLINSFKNNKIVFYRTRLDLPILVFLGFIIFTFIRAFFVKYEVAGFGIIPGYTSVVWSEGLRNNLYILINCVLAYYVAVNIIRDEKTIKKILTLSYLVAFIASTYAILQYFDIEPIWQQIVNPYGIKRCVSTFGNPVFISSFLVLMIPLAFTSFIFTKSAYEKFLYIILLIDMILALFCTMARSSWLGLGAAFIIIVFSFKEKILAAKKWFYGLILVVVLVMFIPVRWQNETKTFGFYTMDRVASIFSIEKSGPAAYQRFLIWLSAWDIAKQNPVLGCGWGLFETLFPFYQQRYLIHPMLTQRTHANNAHNVFLENLSQIGIIGLGIFLWVIFCIIKFGIHQIKNIKLDFQKTIAVGIFAGIIGMLVDNIVNVTLYFVIPGFFFWMNLGILAGFGTAEKKVLNHNSTTKILSWILIGFFLILVKMYVSIFIAEENYFTGFKLSKRSNTPIEQAVPYLEKAYKLHRLEVNNSYELANAYARMAAQFRQANAISQLDEYQKKAIFMYNEAIAANPGYDEIYFNMATIHAQRKEFDIAVENYKRAIFINPFSLDAVMGLGNIYLFSEKYEQARNIYHRAVFISSSNKDIWNNLGYVNMRLNRIDEARECYNKALSIDPNFELAKRNLSNLSIAKPKK from the coding sequence ATGAAAAGCATATTATATTTTGCTATTGTTGTTTGCCCGCTTATTTTTTTTACAAATGTTACCAGAAATCCTTATGTAATACAAGGAACAATCTTGTATATTTCACTCCTTTTTATCTTTATCCTGTTTCTTATTAATTCTTTTAAAAATAATAAAATTGTTTTTTATCGCACACGATTAGATTTGCCGATTTTAGTGTTTTTAGGTTTTATTATATTTACATTTATAAGAGCGTTTTTCGTAAAATATGAAGTAGCCGGTTTTGGCATAATTCCGGGATATACCAGCGTGGTATGGTCGGAAGGTTTGAGAAATAATCTATACATCCTGATTAATTGTGTTTTAGCATATTATGTGGCAGTAAATATCATAAGAGACGAAAAAACGATAAAAAAAATACTCACCTTATCATATCTTGTTGCATTTATTGCAAGTACATATGCGATTTTACAATATTTTGACATAGAACCTATCTGGCAGCAAATAGTAAATCCATATGGAATAAAAAGATGTGTATCTACGTTTGGCAATCCTGTTTTTATATCCAGCTTTCTTGTTTTAATGATTCCGCTGGCTTTTACGTCATTTATTTTTACTAAATCAGCATATGAAAAATTTTTATATATTATTTTATTAATAGATATGATTTTAGCTCTTTTCTGTACCATGGCAAGGTCATCATGGCTTGGTTTAGGGGCAGCATTTATTATTATTGTATTTTCGTTCAAAGAAAAAATATTAGCTGCCAAAAAATGGTTTTATGGTCTAATTCTGGTTGTTGTTTTAGTTATGTTTATTCCTGTAAGATGGCAAAATGAAACAAAGACATTTGGTTTTTATACAATGGACAGAGTCGCCAGTATATTTAGCATAGAGAAATCAGGTCCTGCAGCATATCAAAGGTTTTTAATATGGCTTTCTGCATGGGATATAGCAAAACAAAATCCTGTTCTCGGATGCGGGTGGGGATTATTTGAGACATTGTTTCCTTTTTATCAGCAGCGTTATTTAATACATCCAATGTTGACACAGAGGACCCATGCTAATAACGCCCATAATGTTTTTCTTGAAAATCTTTCACAAATAGGGATTATCGGACTTGGTATATTTTTGTGGGTTATTTTTTGTATTATTAAATTTGGAATACATCAAATTAAAAATATAAAACTTGATTTTCAGAAAACGATTGCTGTCGGTATTTTTGCCGGAATAATAGGAATGCTTGTTGATAATATAGTAAATGTAACATTATATTTTGTGATACCGGGTTTTTTCTTTTGGATGAATCTTGGTATTTTAGCAGGTTTCGGCACAGCAGAAAAGAAAGTATTAAATCACAATTCTACTACAAAAATATTATCATGGATTTTAATCGGGTTTTTCCTGATATTAGTAAAAATGTATGTTAGTATATTCATTGCAGAGGAAAATTATTTCACCGGTTTCAAACTTTCCAAAAGGTCCAATACTCCTATAGAACAGGCGGTTCCATATTTAGAGAAAGCGTATAAGTTACACCGGTTAGAAGTCAATAATAGTTATGAACTTGCAAATGCTTATGCACGAATGGCTGCGCAATTTCGACAGGCAAATGCAATTTCTCAACTGGACGAGTATCAGAAAAAAGCAATATTTATGTATAACGAAGCAATAGCTGCAAACCCGGGTTATGATGAAATATATTTTAATATGGCAACTATTCATGCCCAGCGGAAAGAGTTTGATATCGCTGTTGAAAATTACAAAAGAGCGATTTTTATAAATCCATTTTCGCTGGATGCAGTTATGGGATTAGGCAATATTTATCTTTTCTCTGAAAAATATGAGCAAGCAAGAAATATTTATCACCGTGCAGTTTTTATCAGCTCTTCAAACAAAGATATCTGGAATAATCTTGGTTATGTAAATATGCGGTTAAACCGTATCGATGAAGCAAGAGAGTGTTATAATAAGGCATTATCTATCGACCCGAATTTTGAACTAGCGAAAAGAAATCTTTCAAATTTATCTATAGCAAAACCTAAAAAATAA
- a CDS encoding tetratricopeptide repeat protein — protein sequence MNKTIIDVCRKIMLYFTPIFYLLMADAFYLRTYDSCQIKITICQVGGTILMTVFFIKLIESWKNPFPKGSFHLILPVTLFLLSGTLSASISPLKNWFVTYDEFSRRVFYIFLFYIIVSEFRSEKHQRRLVNWFLAGAFIAVFYGIIQFFDRFYPPNPATGLDPFIWRQAFSTRIFSTFGNPNFYGDFLLVVAPIILSFVFVRFSKFMILFYISTVFCIIFTYSKAAWIAYSAGVIAFSFFAVAFLAHGKKETIRKVLIGMSLAVFTAMVIGVLILTIGRVDSVRFRTATWLGTWEMFNRTPQPGSYLYDRSPLKSNNPVERIIHPLIGSGIGTFKAVYPAYRRPEVIQLEGRSNTESDHPENEFIELLYDEGIIGFGIFVLIIITFMTAAVNRLKTAQPQSKFVIHGLIGFSSGVISQLTHNFMCVSMRFVSEGVVFWLALGMIGILSLPQVPSSKNIIVPQKQKPKFMNVVQIGILLLCIYFVKYFCGFFMADVYHNIAIFNSKRGDWSEALRNYEIVLKYNPDYVMTHYFMGNVYNDRGEPGDLERAINKYNDVLKLAPNYVQIFMQMGMVHSKMGKWQDAIADYRKYQKLDPVFERSYQSLGMAYAQVKDWKNAEDTFKRFIARNDWFYYYLTLITMDINTYNNLVKYHILRPDAWLNLGNIYFAQKKVFAAEAMYNKILKDIDPNNADAIRNLGIIYEKTGRNTQAQNLWNKYSKSNPAILQGIPSKK from the coding sequence ATGAACAAAACAATTATTGATGTGTGCCGGAAAATTATGCTTTATTTTACGCCGATTTTTTATCTTCTCATGGCGGATGCTTTTTATTTGAGGACATATGATTCTTGCCAGATAAAAATAACTATTTGTCAGGTAGGCGGCACAATTTTGATGACAGTATTTTTTATAAAGTTAATTGAGAGCTGGAAAAATCCATTTCCAAAAGGTTCTTTTCACTTAATCCTGCCGGTTACCCTTTTTCTGTTATCAGGAACATTATCAGCATCAATTTCACCGCTAAAGAACTGGTTCGTTACATATGACGAGTTTAGCAGAAGAGTTTTTTATATTTTTCTTTTTTATATAATAGTATCAGAATTCAGAAGCGAGAAGCATCAGAGGCGTCTTGTTAACTGGTTTTTGGCTGGTGCTTTTATTGCAGTATTTTATGGAATTATTCAGTTTTTTGATAGATTTTACCCGCCGAATCCCGCTACAGGTTTAGATCCTTTTATATGGAGACAGGCGTTCTCGACAAGGATATTTTCAACTTTTGGTAATCCTAATTTCTATGGTGATTTTTTACTTGTTGTTGCCCCTATAATATTATCTTTTGTATTTGTAAGATTTTCTAAATTTATGATTTTGTTCTATATCTCAACTGTTTTTTGTATTATTTTTACTTATTCCAAAGCTGCATGGATAGCTTATTCTGCCGGAGTAATTGCATTTTCATTTTTTGCAGTTGCATTTTTAGCACACGGGAAAAAAGAGACTATTAGAAAAGTTTTAATTGGAATGTCGTTAGCAGTTTTTACTGCTATGGTGATAGGGGTGCTAATTCTTACTATTGGACGTGTCGATTCAGTAAGGTTCAGGACAGCGACTTGGCTTGGAACCTGGGAAATGTTTAACAGGACTCCACAGCCGGGTTCTTATCTGTATGACCGCTCACCGCTTAAATCAAACAACCCGGTAGAGAGGATAATTCATCCTTTAATAGGGTCGGGTATTGGGACATTCAAGGCAGTGTATCCTGCTTATAGAAGACCGGAAGTAATTCAATTGGAAGGTCGTTCAAATACTGAAAGCGACCATCCGGAAAATGAATTCATTGAATTGCTTTACGATGAAGGTATTATCGGATTTGGAATTTTTGTATTGATTATAATAACGTTTATGACGGCAGCTGTAAACCGGCTTAAAACAGCTCAACCGCAATCAAAGTTTGTAATTCATGGTTTGATTGGTTTTTCTTCCGGTGTTATTTCACAGCTTACCCATAATTTTATGTGTGTAAGCATGAGATTTGTTTCTGAGGGTGTAGTTTTCTGGCTTGCACTTGGAATGATAGGTATACTTTCACTTCCTCAGGTACCCAGCTCAAAGAATATAATTGTTCCGCAAAAACAAAAACCAAAATTTATGAATGTGGTTCAAATAGGTATTTTGCTTCTTTGCATTTATTTTGTAAAATATTTCTGTGGATTTTTCATGGCTGATGTATATCACAATATTGCTATTTTTAATTCAAAAAGAGGCGATTGGTCAGAGGCGCTTCGAAATTATGAGATAGTTTTAAAATACAATCCGGATTATGTAATGACCCATTATTTTATGGGTAATGTATATAACGATAGAGGCGAACCTGGTGATCTTGAAAGAGCAATAAATAAATATAATGATGTACTAAAACTTGCGCCAAATTATGTACAAATTTTCATGCAAATGGGAATGGTTCATTCTAAAATGGGTAAGTGGCAGGATGCCATTGCTGATTATAGAAAATATCAGAAATTAGACCCTGTTTTTGAAAGGTCATATCAATCACTGGGTATGGCATATGCCCAGGTAAAAGACTGGAAAAATGCAGAGGATACATTTAAAAGATTTATTGCCAGAAATGACTGGTTTTATTATTATCTTACTCTAATTACTATGGATATTAACACTTATAATAATTTAGTAAAATATCACATATTAAGACCGGATGCATGGTTAAATCTCGGGAATATTTATTTTGCTCAGAAAAAAGTATTTGCTGCCGAAGCTATGTATAATAAAATACTGAAGGATATTGATCCGAATAATGCCGATGCAATAAGAAATCTTGGCATAATATACGAAAAAACAGGCAGAAATACACAGGCACAAAATCTGTGGAATAAATATTCAAAAAGTAATCCTGCCATTCTTCAGGGAATACCTTCCAAAAAATAA